The following are from one region of the Flavimobilis soli genome:
- a CDS encoding heavy metal translocating P-type ATPase, translating to MSAACGCEHESATPTGEELEGAERPWWKDRSVLVPIFSGVAFLSGLISERSGAETVALVLFWIGLLLGASTFTPGAVRRLFKGKIGIGLLMTISAIGAVLLGYVEEAAALAFLYSIAEALEDKAMDRARGGLRALLKLVPDTATVLRDGASIEVAAKELTVGQLMVVRPGERIATDGIVRAGRSSLDTSAITGESIPVEVEPGHAVSAGAINSAGALEVEATAAGTDNSLTTIVELVEKAQTEKGERARLADKIARPLVPGVLILAALVAIIGSLLGDPELWATRALVVLVAASPCALAISVPLTVVAGIGAASEFGVIIKSGAVFERFGTVRHVAVDKTGTLTRNQPAVAAVLTVDGLTEAQVLAWAAALEHHSTHPLAAAITAAAPGVTAAADVTEQAGHGIEGTADGSTITVGSPRWLDAGELGDRVEGLEEQGMTVVIVHRDGAPVGAIGVRDELRPEVPEVVRTLASQGVGMTMLTGDNTRTAQALAAQAGIVDVRAELRPEDKAAAIGAFSEAGPVAMIGDGINDAPALAAADIGIAMGATGSDAAIESADIAFTGHDLRLIPRAFDHARRGRRIINQNIILSLLIITALLPLALFGVLGLAAVVLVHEVAEVIVILNGLRAARTHTPQTDGRRSLLPDSV from the coding sequence ATGAGCGCGGCGTGTGGGTGCGAGCACGAGAGTGCGACGCCGACAGGTGAGGAGCTCGAGGGCGCGGAGCGGCCGTGGTGGAAGGACCGCAGTGTTCTGGTCCCGATCTTCTCCGGTGTCGCATTTCTCAGTGGTCTGATCTCTGAGCGGTCCGGGGCTGAGACCGTGGCTCTGGTCCTGTTCTGGATCGGCCTGCTGCTGGGCGCGTCGACCTTCACACCTGGCGCGGTCCGGAGGCTCTTCAAGGGCAAGATCGGTATCGGCTTGCTGATGACGATCAGTGCGATCGGCGCGGTCCTTCTCGGTTACGTCGAGGAAGCAGCCGCTCTGGCGTTCCTGTACTCCATCGCCGAGGCGCTGGAAGACAAGGCGATGGATCGCGCCCGCGGTGGTCTGCGGGCGCTGTTGAAGCTCGTGCCGGACACCGCGACCGTGCTGCGCGACGGGGCCTCCATCGAGGTCGCGGCGAAGGAGCTGACTGTCGGCCAGCTCATGGTGGTTCGTCCGGGAGAGCGGATCGCGACCGATGGCATCGTCCGGGCGGGACGCTCCAGCCTGGACACCTCGGCGATCACGGGCGAGTCGATCCCGGTGGAGGTCGAGCCCGGTCACGCGGTCTCGGCTGGCGCGATCAACAGCGCCGGCGCACTGGAGGTCGAGGCGACCGCGGCGGGCACCGACAACTCGCTCACCACGATCGTGGAGCTGGTCGAGAAGGCGCAGACCGAGAAGGGCGAACGTGCCCGCCTAGCCGACAAGATCGCCCGTCCGCTCGTCCCTGGTGTCCTGATTCTTGCTGCGCTGGTCGCAATCATCGGCTCGCTGCTGGGCGATCCAGAGCTGTGGGCAACGCGCGCCCTCGTGGTGCTGGTGGCAGCCTCGCCCTGCGCGCTAGCGATCTCCGTCCCGCTGACAGTCGTCGCCGGCATCGGCGCGGCGAGCGAGTTCGGAGTGATCATCAAGTCTGGAGCGGTCTTCGAGCGCTTCGGCACCGTCCGGCACGTGGCCGTTGACAAGACCGGCACGCTCACCCGCAACCAGCCTGCCGTCGCTGCAGTCCTCACCGTCGACGGCCTCACCGAGGCACAGGTGCTCGCATGGGCCGCTGCACTGGAGCACCACAGCACTCATCCTCTCGCCGCGGCGATCACCGCCGCCGCCCCGGGCGTCACCGCAGCGGCGGATGTGACCGAGCAGGCGGGGCACGGCATCGAAGGCACCGCCGATGGTTCGACGATCACCGTCGGCAGCCCGCGCTGGCTCGACGCCGGTGAGCTCGGCGACCGGGTCGAGGGACTGGAAGAGCAAGGCATGACCGTCGTGATCGTGCACCGCGACGGAGCGCCAGTCGGCGCGATCGGCGTCCGAGACGAACTACGCCCCGAAGTCCCCGAGGTCGTCCGTACCCTCGCAAGCCAGGGGGTCGGCATGACGATGCTCACCGGCGACAACACCCGCACAGCCCAGGCCCTTGCCGCCCAGGCGGGGATCGTCGACGTGCGCGCGGAACTGCGCCCTGAGGACAAGGCCGCCGCGATCGGAGCGTTCTCCGAGGCGGGACCAGTCGCGATGATCGGCGATGGCATCAACGACGCGCCCGCTCTCGCGGCAGCCGACATCGGCATCGCGATGGGCGCGACCGGATCGGACGCCGCGATCGAGTCCGCCGACATCGCGTTCACCGGCCATGACCTGCGTCTCATCCCCAGAGCGTTCGACCACGCCCGTCGGGGCCGCCGCATCATCAACCAGAACATCATCCTGTCCCTGTTGATCATCACCGCGCTGCTCCCGCTCGCCCTCTTCGGTGTCCTGGGGCTCGCTGCCGTGGTCCTGGTCCACGAGGTCGCCGAGGTCATCGTGATCCTGAACGGACTGCGCGCCGCCCGAACCCACACGCCTCAGACGGACGGCCGACGCTCGCTACTCCCAGACAGTGTCTAG